One segment of Choloepus didactylus isolate mChoDid1 chromosome 15, mChoDid1.pri, whole genome shotgun sequence DNA contains the following:
- the LOC119510745 gene encoding protein ALEX-like translates to MQRPPREPEPRPPLTPGARHRARGLDSDPKGLGLLPQPRRDSGTLGPHQRRPDLEPSPLRVPPPLCQSSRRGRKRAIGRPFLMMGKLRPGARRWEAQGHPATQAARRAGPAVSPPAPRGRAAARRRPRPGPACRQRDLRLFTVALRVSPRKVEIRGGNREPEAAGGDKPRHLPGGQGLPCPGLGLSPDCSKDYTLFQQDWKHSLDLSCSHQAPRPSPGPV, encoded by the exons atgcaaaggcCGCCACGTGAGCCGGAGCCCCGCCCACCGCTCACCCCCGGCGCCCGCCACCGAGCTCGGGGTCTGGATTCCGACCCCAAGGGCCTGggtctcctcccccagccccggcGGGACAGCGGGACCCTAGGCCCTCACCAGCGGCGACCTGACCTTGAGCCTTCTCCTCTACGTGTCCCGCCCCCACTATGCCAGAGTTCCAGAAGAGGCCGGAAAAGAGCAATCGGACGCCCCTTCTTaatgatggggaaactgaggcctggagccCGGCGGTGGGaggcccaaggtcacccagcgaCCCAGGCAGCACGCCGGGCCGGCCCAGCGGTCTCACCTCCAGCACCACGCGGCCGAGCGGCTGCCCGTCGGCGCCCACGTCCAG GCCCTGCATGCAGGCAGAGAGACCTGCGTCTCTTCACGGTGGCGCTGAGAGTCAGCCCGAGAAAGGTGGAGATCCGAGGCGGGAATAGAGAGCCAGAGGCGGCAGGAGGAGACAAGCCAAGACACCTCCCTGGTGGCCAAGGACTTCCTTGTCCTGGCCTGGGCCTGTCTCCCGACTGTTCCAAAGACTACACGCTCTTCCAGCAAGACTGGAAACACAGCCTGGACCTGTCGTGCTCACACCAGGCCCCCAGGCCTTCCCCAGGACCCGTCTGA